In Stieleria varia, one genomic interval encodes:
- a CDS encoding tagaturonate epimerase family protein, producing MTQKCSTLGMTPSFGFGDRTGLATPGHVAAMKRCGAGMAAIFPQQSIREMTRTQRTPAGVMSDAMNAAADAGWTDVIGADADHLKVNQDVDITAAAGFTFFTIDPSDDVDQQADDYDEATLKAKFSEGRDDAPWYDQYLGSTIKLSTGSVIELDEAACMRAAVKYGKAISRALRLGDYIRTVNEKAGNDYEIELSVDETDQPTTLAEHFIIADQCLKGGMKLVSLAPRFIGDFEKGVDFKGDLAALETSLADHAAIAETLGPYKLSLHSGSDKVSMYASLARATKGKFHVKTAGTSYLEALRVVARHDPKSFREIVDFSRGRYEIDKATYHVSATLADAPETSEADDETLESEYLEMWKDVPVGKGFTKPGRQILHCTFGSVLTDAKFGKIVHDCLKSHPETYIEVLDDHFGRHLDALRSGM from the coding sequence ATGACACAGAAATGCAGTACGCTCGGGATGACTCCGAGTTTCGGATTTGGAGACCGAACCGGACTGGCGACTCCCGGGCACGTTGCCGCCATGAAGCGCTGCGGCGCGGGCATGGCAGCGATTTTTCCGCAGCAGTCGATTCGTGAAATGACGCGGACACAGCGGACACCCGCAGGCGTGATGTCCGATGCCATGAACGCGGCGGCAGATGCGGGATGGACCGATGTGATCGGTGCCGATGCGGATCACCTGAAGGTCAATCAGGACGTCGACATCACCGCCGCTGCCGGATTCACGTTCTTTACCATCGATCCGTCGGACGACGTGGATCAACAAGCGGACGACTACGACGAAGCTACCCTGAAGGCCAAGTTTTCGGAGGGACGCGACGACGCGCCGTGGTACGACCAGTATCTTGGTTCCACGATCAAGCTTTCGACCGGATCCGTGATCGAATTGGACGAAGCCGCCTGTATGCGTGCTGCCGTGAAGTACGGCAAGGCGATTTCCCGTGCGTTGCGTTTGGGAGACTACATTCGCACCGTCAACGAGAAGGCGGGCAACGACTATGAAATCGAACTGTCTGTCGACGAAACCGACCAACCGACCACCTTGGCAGAACACTTCATCATCGCCGACCAGTGCCTCAAGGGCGGCATGAAGCTCGTCAGTCTGGCACCTCGCTTCATCGGTGACTTTGAAAAAGGAGTGGATTTCAAAGGCGACCTCGCCGCGTTGGAAACTTCGTTGGCTGACCACGCCGCGATCGCAGAAACGCTCGGGCCGTACAAGTTGAGCTTGCACTCGGGCAGTGACAAGGTTTCCATGTACGCGTCGCTGGCTCGTGCGACCAAGGGTAAGTTCCACGTCAAAACGGCGGGGACCAGTTACCTGGAAGCCTTGCGAGTGGTGGCGCGACACGATCCCAAGAGCTTTCGAGAGATCGTCGATTTTTCTCGTGGTCGATACGAAATCGACAAGGCGACGTATCACGTTTCAGCAACATTGGCCGATGCACCCGAGACGTCAGAGGCTGATGATGAGACGCTGGAAAGCGAATACCTGGAGATGTGGAAAGACGTTCCTGTGGGCAAAGGGTTCACCAAACCGGGGCGTCAAATCCTGCACTGCACGTTCGGCAGCGTTTTGACCGATGCAAAGTTTGGCAAGATCGTGCACGATTGTTTGAAATCCCATCCGGAGACGTACATCGAAGTGCTCGATGATCACTTCGGCCGCCACCTGGACGCGTTACGCAGCGGCATGTGA
- a CDS encoding zinc-binding alcohol dehydrogenase family protein, whose product MKAIQISELKTLKPIEIDEPGPPGSGQVLVKTHRMGVCGTDISCYLGKFPFFDFPRIPGHELGVEVLAVGDGVTSVAVGDRCSVEPYMNCGHCYPCRRGATNCCQNLKVIGVMMDGGLCESFLIRADKLHRSEKLNFDQLALVETLAIGCHANDRGNPRPGDHALIIGAGPIGLATLEFAKLTGAVLSVMDMNPDRLRFVTDNYGVKNTVLFSGDGSEIERMQKCTGGDMYQVIIDATGNKHSMSGALRYLAPTGTLVYVGITTEELSFTHPTMHKPEASILASRNALPPDFTRIIQLIEQGTINTDPWITHRTGFDSVVNDFESFTKPETGVIKAIIDVA is encoded by the coding sequence ATGAAAGCGATTCAAATCAGCGAACTCAAGACGCTGAAACCGATTGAGATTGATGAGCCCGGTCCGCCCGGGTCCGGGCAGGTGCTGGTAAAAACACATCGCATGGGTGTGTGCGGAACCGACATCAGTTGTTACCTCGGAAAGTTTCCGTTCTTTGACTTTCCACGCATTCCAGGGCACGAGCTGGGTGTGGAGGTCTTGGCGGTCGGCGACGGTGTCACCAGCGTCGCTGTCGGCGATCGCTGCAGCGTCGAGCCTTACATGAATTGTGGACATTGCTACCCTTGCCGTCGAGGTGCAACGAACTGCTGTCAAAACCTCAAGGTCATCGGAGTGATGATGGATGGCGGTTTGTGTGAATCGTTCTTGATCCGCGCCGACAAACTGCATCGATCAGAGAAGCTGAATTTTGACCAGTTGGCGTTGGTCGAAACACTGGCCATTGGCTGCCACGCCAATGATCGTGGAAACCCGCGTCCTGGCGACCATGCCTTGATCATCGGTGCCGGACCGATCGGCTTGGCGACGTTGGAGTTCGCGAAGTTGACTGGGGCAGTGTTGAGCGTGATGGACATGAATCCCGATCGCTTGCGATTCGTCACCGATAACTACGGCGTGAAGAACACGGTGCTGTTCTCGGGTGACGGCAGCGAGATCGAAAGGATGCAAAAATGCACGGGCGGCGACATGTACCAAGTCATCATTGACGCCACGGGCAACAAGCATTCGATGTCTGGCGCGCTGCGTTATCTGGCACCCACGGGGACACTGGTCTACGTCGGCATCACCACGGAGGAATTGTCGTTCACGCATCCGACAATGCACAAACCAGAAGCCAGCATCTTAGCGTCGCGAAATGCGTTGCCGCCGGACTTCACTCGAATCATTCAGTTGATCGAACAAGGAACCATCAACACCGATCCGTGGATCACGCACCGCACCGGATTTGACAGTGTTGTGAATGATTTTGAATCGTTCACCAAACCAGAAACCGGCGTGATCAAAGCGATCATTGACGTCGCATGA
- a CDS encoding amidohydrolase family protein, whose amino-acid sequence MLIDSHHHLWRYSEDQYPWINDDMSVLRHDFWADELTQVAAESGVTGFVSVQARQSLAETNSLLEFANSNPLVNGVVGWFPLADADIAALLDQYLADPLLKGVRHVVQDEPDDRFILDAEFNRGVGLLAERGLVYDILIFAKQLPASIEFLDAHPDLNAVLDHIAKPTIDPFQFDDRWEQSFREIAKRPNLTCKFSGVVTEVRDEQWSMETIRPYWDVALDAFGPSRLMFGSDWPVCLLKSGHKRWTDTVHELVSELSEHEQADFFSNNAIRVYGLQTSEPTREV is encoded by the coding sequence ATGCTGATCGACTCCCATCATCATTTGTGGCGGTATTCCGAGGACCAGTATCCATGGATCAATGACGACATGTCGGTACTCCGACATGATTTCTGGGCTGATGAGCTAACGCAAGTCGCTGCCGAAAGCGGAGTGACCGGTTTTGTGTCGGTTCAAGCCCGCCAAAGTCTTGCAGAGACAAACTCGCTGCTGGAGTTTGCCAACAGCAACCCGTTGGTCAATGGCGTCGTGGGCTGGTTTCCGTTGGCAGACGCCGACATTGCCGCACTTTTGGATCAATACCTTGCCGATCCTTTGCTCAAAGGAGTCCGCCATGTGGTCCAAGACGAACCTGATGACCGTTTCATCTTGGACGCTGAGTTCAATCGTGGTGTCGGCTTGCTTGCCGAGCGAGGACTCGTCTACGACATCTTGATCTTTGCCAAACAGTTGCCCGCATCGATCGAGTTTCTTGACGCGCACCCGGACCTCAACGCGGTGTTGGATCACATCGCAAAACCGACGATCGATCCCTTTCAGTTCGACGATCGTTGGGAACAGAGCTTTCGAGAGATCGCGAAACGTCCCAACCTGACATGCAAATTCTCGGGCGTGGTCACGGAGGTGCGTGATGAACAGTGGAGCATGGAAACGATTCGTCCTTACTGGGATGTCGCCTTGGACGCGTTTGGTCCATCGCGTCTGATGTTCGGCAGCGACTGGCCGGTATGTTTGCTCAAATCCGGCCACAAGCGATGGACCGACACCGTCCACGAGCTAGTCTCTGAGCTTTCTGAGCACGAACAAGCAGACTTTTTTTCGAACAACGCGATCCGGGTCTATGGATTGCAGACAAGTGAACCCACGAGAGAAGTATGA
- a CDS encoding sigma-70 family RNA polymerase sigma factor, with amino-acid sequence MADSSTTSLDSDSDQLSKPARVGARRSDAAQSPLETYLREINETALLTAKEELQLAALIEQGDVEARDRMVRANLRLVVNISRGYTGKGLSLQDLIEEGNLGLLRAVEGFDPTVGTRFSTYASYWIKQSIKRALINSAKTIRIPAYMVELLSKWRRATARLNEELGRTPTNEEVARVLGLPKKKLPIIRKAIRISNSTPQSDQSESGWSLGEMVMDERLKSPDEMMLDHDILRHAMDLLDDLDDREATVLRLRFGLDGFEPKTLKEIGAELGLTRERVRQIETEALRRLADGLTDPRERMG; translated from the coding sequence ATGGCCGACTCTTCAACCACTTCCCTCGACAGCGATTCCGATCAGCTGTCCAAACCTGCACGTGTTGGCGCACGCCGCAGCGATGCAGCACAGTCTCCCCTGGAAACCTATCTGCGTGAGATCAACGAGACAGCGCTGCTCACCGCCAAGGAAGAGTTGCAACTGGCAGCACTGATCGAGCAAGGTGATGTGGAAGCGCGAGACCGAATGGTCCGAGCCAATTTGCGATTGGTCGTCAACATTTCACGAGGCTACACAGGCAAAGGCCTCAGCTTGCAGGACCTAATCGAAGAAGGAAACCTGGGGCTGTTGCGGGCCGTGGAAGGATTTGATCCGACGGTCGGTACCCGGTTCAGTACTTACGCGAGCTATTGGATCAAGCAATCGATCAAGCGAGCGTTGATCAACAGCGCCAAGACAATCCGCATCCCCGCGTACATGGTGGAGTTGCTCAGCAAGTGGCGACGCGCAACGGCGCGTCTGAACGAAGAGCTTGGTCGAACGCCGACCAATGAAGAAGTCGCTCGTGTGCTGGGCTTGCCGAAAAAGAAGCTGCCGATCATTCGCAAGGCAATCCGCATCAGCAACAGCACGCCACAAAGCGACCAATCCGAATCAGGATGGTCACTGGGCGAGATGGTGATGGACGAACGACTCAAGTCACCCGATGAGATGATGCTCGACCACGACATCCTGCGTCACGCCATGGACTTGCTCGATGACCTGGATGATCGCGAAGCCACCGTGTTGCGTTTGCGATTCGGGTTGGATGGATTCGAGCCCAAGACGCTGAAAGAAATCGGCGCCGAACTTGGCCTGACACGCGAACGCGTTCGCCAGATCGAGACAGAAGCACTGCGACGCCTCGCCGACGGATTGACCGATCCAAGAGAACGAATGGGTTGA
- the rdgB gene encoding RdgB/HAM1 family non-canonical purine NTP pyrophosphatase, translating into MFDLVLGTGNAKKLIELRLLLPVDRFALTALSEIPDATDVEETGTTFAENAELKATVQAKHLGRWVLAEDSGLSVDALGGAPGVFSARYGGQHGDDAANNAKLLAELEGVPTEKRTAYYSCHICLSDPQGNPRATASGTCGGLIRTQASGTAGFGYDPLFEIREYHRTFAELDLVVKRAISHRSRALREFLPKLMRIAFS; encoded by the coding sequence ATGTTTGACTTGGTACTGGGAACAGGCAACGCCAAGAAACTCATCGAGCTGAGGCTGCTGTTGCCTGTGGATCGATTCGCATTGACTGCGTTGTCGGAAATCCCTGACGCCACGGATGTGGAAGAAACCGGCACGACCTTTGCCGAGAACGCGGAATTGAAAGCGACCGTTCAAGCCAAACACTTGGGTCGTTGGGTGCTGGCGGAGGACAGCGGGCTGAGCGTTGACGCATTGGGCGGAGCTCCCGGAGTCTTTTCCGCCAGGTACGGCGGCCAACATGGTGACGACGCGGCGAACAACGCGAAGCTGTTGGCGGAGCTGGAGGGTGTGCCGACGGAAAAGCGTACCGCGTATTACTCCTGCCACATTTGTTTGTCCGATCCGCAAGGAAACCCGCGGGCAACGGCCAGTGGAACATGCGGCGGATTGATTCGCACGCAGGCGAGCGGAACGGCGGGATTTGGCTACGACCCGTTGTTCGAAATCCGCGAGTACCATCGCACGTTTGCCGAGTTGGATCTCGTGGTCAAACGAGCCATCAGCCACCGCAGCCGAGCACTGCGCGAGTTCTTGCCCAAACTGATGCGAATCGCTTTTTCATAA
- a CDS encoding NADP-dependent methylenetetrahydromethanopterin/methylenetetrahydrofolate dehydrogenase: protein MSKRILFQFDGDDHPSSFDAVVAIDSEIDHLVSYGQVHPSSVRPLVHGCMFTRGGDDLRHTAIFIGGSDVDAAEHLLHCVTETFFGPVRVSVMLDANGCNTTAAAAVVAASRHIALDGARAVVLGGTGPVGQRVARLLASDGAAVSLTSRSLDRAQEACDAIGKHIQKGSVSAAQAATREQTADILQDAQIVIACGAAGVELANEETIRGVKSLAVAIDLNAVPPAGIGGIGAMDKAKAIGSGVGYGAIGVGGLKMKTHKAAIKSLFTSNDLVLDADEIFAMAKSVESGKASDV from the coding sequence TTGTCTAAACGAATTCTTTTTCAGTTCGATGGCGACGATCATCCCAGCTCGTTCGATGCCGTCGTGGCGATCGATTCCGAAATCGACCACTTGGTCTCGTATGGTCAAGTTCATCCGTCGTCTGTGCGTCCATTGGTTCACGGATGTATGTTTACCCGTGGCGGCGACGATCTTCGTCACACCGCGATTTTTATCGGCGGCAGCGACGTTGATGCTGCGGAACACTTGTTGCACTGCGTCACCGAAACCTTTTTCGGTCCCGTCCGCGTCTCCGTGATGCTCGACGCAAACGGTTGCAACACGACTGCGGCCGCCGCCGTCGTGGCTGCATCACGACACATCGCATTGGACGGAGCCCGCGCCGTGGTCCTCGGAGGAACCGGCCCTGTCGGCCAACGTGTCGCGCGACTGTTGGCTAGCGACGGCGCCGCGGTCTCGCTCACCAGCCGTTCGCTGGACCGTGCCCAGGAAGCATGTGACGCGATCGGCAAACACATTCAAAAGGGCAGCGTCTCTGCCGCGCAAGCCGCGACACGAGAACAGACTGCCGACATCCTCCAGGACGCCCAGATCGTGATCGCTTGCGGGGCCGCCGGTGTCGAACTGGCCAATGAAGAGACCATCCGCGGTGTGAAATCATTGGCGGTCGCGATCGACCTGAACGCCGTCCCGCCGGCCGGAATCGGCGGCATCGGCGCGATGGACAAAGCGAAAGCGATCGGTAGCGGTGTCGGCTACGGTGCCATCGGCGTCGGCGGCCTGAAAATGAAGACCCACAAGGCAGCCATCAAGTCGTTGTTCACCAGCAACGATCTCGTTCTCGATGCGGACGAGATCTTTGCAATGGCCAAGTCGGTTGAGTCAGGAAAGGCGTCCGATGTTTGA